The Streptomyces camelliae genome window below encodes:
- the pheT gene encoding phenylalanine--tRNA ligase subunit beta, translated as MRVPLSWLREYVDLPATETGRDVQEKLVSAGLEVETVEQLGADLKGPLVVGQVLTIEELEGFKKPIRFCTVDVGQANGTGEPQEIVCGARNFQVGDKVVVVLPGATLPGGFSIAARQTYGKTSHGMICSADELGMGDDGTHGIIVLPPESEVGKDAIELLELVDEVLDIAVTANRGDCLSIRGVAREAAIAYGLPLRDPALIDVPAPNAYGYPVQVTDPFGCDRFTARTVTGLRPEARSPIWLQRRLQKVGMRPVSLAVDVANYVMMELGQPLHTYDRSLVQGTIGVRRAQEGEKIVTLDGVERKLHAEDLVITDDRGPIGLAGVMGGANTEIADHEVTENGVNGTTDVVIEAAHFDAVAIARTSRRQKLLSEASRRFERGVDPQAAAAAAQRTVDLLVLLAGGTAEAGVTEIIAPSAPHTISIPANHPDKVAGVDYGRETVVRRLQQVGCDVYGQDELIVTVPSWRPDLVDPNDLAEEVIRLEGYENLPSTLPKLPSGRGLTHRQRLHRRVGRVLAGAGYVEAPNYPFVGEQVFDQLGLEADDPARRVVKLVNPLSDEEPALRTTLLPGLLGALRRNAGRGSHDLALFETGLVFHPRGEQGVATHLPVDRRPTDEEIAALGAVLPEQPRHVAAVLSGAREQAGWWGKGRPADWADTVEAARAVAREAGAELIVRKGQYGPWHPGRCAELLIVADGAERVVGHAGELHPRVLKALGLPERTCAMELDLDALEAVGDGVPQAPGISTFPVATQDVALVVDLPVPAAEVEAALREGAGELLESIRLFDVYENAEQLGEGRKSLAYALRFRAGDRTLTVDEASAARDAAVALAGERTGAVLRG; from the coding sequence ATGCGGGTCCCGCTTTCTTGGCTGCGGGAGTACGTCGACCTGCCGGCGACGGAAACCGGCCGCGACGTCCAGGAGAAGCTCGTCTCGGCCGGCCTGGAGGTCGAGACCGTCGAGCAGCTCGGCGCCGACCTCAAGGGCCCGCTGGTCGTCGGCCAGGTGCTGACCATCGAGGAGCTGGAGGGCTTCAAGAAGCCGATCCGCTTCTGCACCGTCGACGTCGGCCAGGCCAACGGCACCGGCGAGCCCCAGGAGATCGTCTGCGGCGCCCGCAACTTCCAGGTCGGTGACAAGGTCGTCGTGGTCCTCCCCGGCGCCACCCTCCCCGGCGGCTTCTCCATCGCCGCCCGCCAGACCTACGGCAAGACGTCCCACGGCATGATCTGCTCCGCCGACGAGCTGGGCATGGGCGACGACGGCACCCACGGCATCATCGTGCTGCCGCCGGAGTCCGAGGTCGGCAAGGACGCCATCGAGCTGCTGGAGCTGGTCGACGAGGTCCTGGACATCGCCGTCACCGCCAACCGCGGCGACTGCCTGTCCATCCGCGGCGTCGCCCGCGAGGCCGCCATCGCCTACGGCCTGCCGCTGCGCGACCCGGCCCTGATCGACGTACCGGCGCCGAACGCCTACGGCTACCCGGTCCAGGTCACCGACCCGTTCGGCTGCGACCGCTTCACCGCGCGCACGGTCACCGGCCTGCGCCCCGAGGCCCGCTCCCCGATCTGGCTCCAGCGCCGGCTGCAGAAGGTCGGCATGCGCCCGGTCTCCCTCGCCGTCGACGTCGCGAACTACGTGATGATGGAGCTGGGCCAGCCACTGCACACCTACGACCGGTCCCTGGTCCAGGGCACCATCGGCGTGCGCCGGGCCCAGGAGGGCGAGAAGATCGTCACCCTCGACGGTGTCGAGCGGAAGCTGCACGCCGAGGACCTGGTCATCACCGACGACCGCGGCCCCATCGGCCTCGCGGGCGTCATGGGCGGTGCCAACACCGAGATCGCCGACCACGAGGTCACCGAGAACGGCGTGAACGGCACCACCGACGTGGTCATCGAGGCGGCGCACTTCGACGCCGTCGCGATCGCCCGTACGTCCCGTCGCCAGAAGCTGCTGTCCGAGGCGTCCCGCCGCTTCGAGCGCGGCGTCGACCCGCAGGCCGCCGCGGCCGCCGCCCAGCGCACGGTGGACCTGCTGGTCCTCCTCGCCGGCGGTACGGCGGAGGCCGGCGTCACCGAGATCATCGCGCCCTCGGCCCCGCACACCATCAGCATCCCGGCGAACCACCCGGACAAGGTCGCGGGCGTCGACTACGGCCGCGAGACCGTCGTACGCCGTCTCCAGCAGGTCGGCTGCGACGTCTACGGGCAGGACGAGCTGATCGTCACCGTCCCGTCCTGGCGGCCCGACCTGGTCGACCCGAACGACCTCGCCGAGGAGGTCATCCGTCTGGAGGGCTACGAGAACCTGCCCTCCACGCTGCCCAAGCTCCCCTCGGGCCGCGGCCTGACCCACCGTCAGCGCCTGCACCGCCGGGTCGGCCGGGTCCTGGCCGGCGCGGGTTACGTCGAGGCCCCGAACTACCCGTTCGTCGGCGAGCAGGTCTTCGACCAGCTCGGCCTGGAGGCCGACGACCCGGCCCGCCGCGTCGTCAAGCTCGTCAACCCGCTGAGCGACGAGGAGCCCGCGCTCCGTACGACGCTGCTGCCGGGCCTGCTCGGCGCGCTGCGGCGCAACGCCGGCCGGGGCAGCCATGACCTGGCGCTGTTCGAGACGGGCCTGGTCTTCCACCCGCGCGGGGAGCAGGGCGTCGCCACGCACCTGCCCGTCGACCGGCGTCCGACCGACGAGGAGATCGCCGCGCTGGGCGCTGTGCTGCCCGAGCAGCCGCGGCACGTGGCCGCGGTGCTGAGCGGGGCCCGCGAGCAGGCCGGCTGGTGGGGCAAGGGCCGTCCGGCGGACTGGGCCGACACGGTGGAGGCGGCGCGTGCCGTCGCCCGTGAGGCTGGTGCCGAGCTGATCGTGCGCAAGGGCCAGTACGGCCCGTGGCACCCCGGCCGCTGTGCCGAGCTGCTCATCGTCGCCGACGGTGCGGAGCGGGTCGTGGGCCACGCGGGCGAGCTGCACCCGCGCGTGCTGAAGGCCCTGGGGCTGCCGGAGCGCACCTGCGCGATGGAACTCGACCTGGACGCGCTGGAGGCCGTCGGCGACGGTGTTCCGCAGGCGCCGGGCATCTCCACGTTCCCGGTCGCCACGCAGGATGTCGCCCTCGTGGTCGACCTGCCCGTCCCGGCCGCGGAGGTCGAGGCGGCGCTGCGGGAGGGTGCGGGTGAGCTGCTTGAGTCCATCCGGCTGTTCGATGTGTACGAGAACGCGGAGCAGTTGGGCGAAGGCCGGAAGTCGCTGGCGTACGCGCTCCGCTTCCGGGCCGGGGACCGTACGTTGACCGTGGATGAGGCGTCTGCTGCCCGGGATGCCGCGGTTGCCCTCGCGGGCGAGCGTACGGGTGCGGTTCTGCGGGGCTAG
- a CDS encoding PP2C family protein-serine/threonine phosphatase, translated as MIRIKARAPTARGAVLPMVWGGVAVGYKFGCPLAQQAGLGARIVTSAVFFAVGTGLIFHVRRALLRELRQARRVARAAQSVVLRPLPPRLGGLHVAAAQLSADRGACVGGDLYEAIATEHGVRVVMGDVRGHGLSALGTVAAVLGSFREAAHDEPELGRVLRRLDRALARHLSERARTEHPVAEEFVTVLLLEVGPDGELHAFNCGHPWPYRISGTRVEPLSRVDPLPPLGPFPLPTELEAHACGRLFPGDSLVLFTDGAEEARDAKGRFFSLPTALREAVGDQPVSPQSLLRALFSALLHHTAGSPTDDVALLVLRNERARGKLLTPAKPPLFEGEPEAWPGPQSTGRTR; from the coding sequence ATGATCCGTATCAAGGCACGGGCACCCACCGCGCGGGGCGCCGTACTACCCATGGTCTGGGGCGGCGTCGCGGTCGGGTACAAGTTCGGCTGTCCGCTGGCCCAGCAGGCCGGGCTCGGGGCGCGCATCGTCACCAGCGCCGTCTTCTTCGCCGTCGGCACCGGGCTCATATTCCATGTCCGGCGCGCCCTGCTGCGTGAGCTGCGGCAGGCCCGCCGGGTGGCGCGGGCCGCGCAGAGCGTCGTACTGCGTCCGCTGCCGCCGCGTCTCGGCGGGCTGCACGTCGCCGCCGCCCAGCTGTCCGCGGACCGGGGCGCCTGCGTCGGCGGGGACCTGTACGAGGCGATCGCCACCGAGCACGGGGTGCGCGTGGTCATGGGCGACGTACGAGGGCACGGTCTGTCCGCCCTCGGCACCGTCGCCGCCGTCCTCGGCAGCTTCCGCGAGGCGGCTCACGACGAGCCCGAACTCGGCCGTGTGCTCCGCCGGCTGGACCGCGCCCTCGCCCGCCACCTGAGCGAGCGGGCCCGCACCGAACATCCGGTCGCGGAGGAGTTCGTCACCGTCCTGCTCCTGGAGGTCGGCCCGGACGGCGAGCTGCACGCCTTCAACTGCGGTCATCCCTGGCCGTACCGGATCAGCGGCACGCGTGTGGAGCCGCTCAGCCGCGTCGACCCGCTCCCGCCGCTGGGCCCCTTCCCCTTGCCGACCGAACTGGAAGCCCACGCCTGTGGCCGGCTCTTCCCCGGCGACTCCCTCGTCCTTTTCACGGACGGCGCCGAGGAGGCCAGGGACGCCAAGGGCCGCTTCTTCTCCCTGCCGACGGCACTCAGGGAGGCCGTGGGCGATCAGCCGGTGTCGCCGCAGTCGCTCCTGCGCGCCCTGTTCTCGGCTCTCCTGCACCACACGGCGGGCAGTCCGACGGACGACGTGGCACTGCTGGTCCTGCGGAACGAACGAGCGAGGGGCAAGCTGCTCACCCCGGCCAAGCCGCCGCTTTTCGAGGGGGAGCCGGAAGCTTGGCCGGGACCCCAGTCAACCGGCAGAACACGCTGA
- a CDS encoding transcriptional regulator — protein MQPNTLLDAILDEAGISHAGLAAHVNQAGRRRGLALRYEHTAVARWLKGQRPRGQVPDLICEVLASRLHRPVTLDDIGLGVPGEPSTAHAGSLSGFVERATALWRSDEQQRPHVLGAPAVTGTPAVMPVWEWENPPEDVDVSRGGRHRVTTADIEMLRAARAHYEQMYRKAGGIATRTRIVGFLNAEAAPLLRGSYTDATGRQLHRATGGLVAVAGICAYDSDAHGLAQRYFHQALRLAKASGDRGLGAYVIALLVNQSLFMREYRQAVAFAEAALRAAGRHITPALASDLYAMQAKAYAHLGDAGSALACIRRAETAAERIRRGYEPDETGYVQPGLVNVQVAEALLSLGEIAAAREHAAAAVDNPAHDRGRVHRLAMLCTIELRQGQADKAVATAVQMAEQARGMESQRLRDRLRAVREHLVSCGSAGTAEAAELIDGALRVPL, from the coding sequence ATGCAGCCCAACACTCTGCTCGACGCGATCCTGGACGAGGCGGGCATCTCGCACGCCGGTCTCGCCGCCCATGTCAACCAGGCCGGCCGGAGACGCGGTCTCGCCCTCCGGTACGAACACACCGCCGTGGCACGGTGGTTGAAAGGCCAGCGGCCACGAGGTCAGGTGCCCGACCTGATCTGTGAGGTGCTCGCCAGCCGCCTCCATCGTCCTGTCACGCTCGACGACATCGGTCTCGGCGTGCCCGGCGAGCCGAGCACCGCGCACGCCGGGTCGCTGTCGGGCTTCGTGGAGCGGGCCACCGCCCTGTGGCGCTCGGACGAACAGCAGCGGCCGCATGTGCTGGGCGCCCCCGCGGTCACCGGGACCCCGGCGGTCATGCCGGTGTGGGAGTGGGAGAACCCGCCCGAGGACGTGGACGTGTCACGCGGTGGCCGGCACCGGGTGACCACGGCCGACATCGAGATGCTGCGCGCCGCGCGGGCGCACTACGAGCAGATGTACCGCAAGGCCGGCGGTATCGCGACCCGCACCCGGATCGTCGGCTTCCTCAACGCCGAGGCGGCGCCGCTGCTGCGGGGCAGCTACACCGACGCGACCGGGCGCCAACTGCACCGGGCGACGGGCGGGTTGGTCGCCGTCGCCGGTATCTGCGCCTATGACTCCGACGCGCACGGACTCGCGCAGCGCTACTTCCACCAGGCGCTCAGGCTCGCAAAGGCCAGTGGGGACCGGGGACTCGGCGCCTATGTGATAGCGCTGCTGGTCAACCAGTCGCTGTTCATGCGGGAGTACCGGCAGGCCGTCGCCTTCGCGGAGGCCGCGCTGCGGGCCGCCGGCCGGCACATCACGCCGGCGCTCGCCTCGGACCTGTACGCGATGCAGGCCAAGGCGTACGCCCATCTCGGCGACGCCGGCAGCGCGCTGGCGTGCATCCGGCGCGCGGAGACGGCCGCCGAGCGGATCCGGCGCGGGTACGAGCCCGACGAGACCGGCTATGTGCAGCCGGGCCTGGTCAATGTGCAGGTGGCCGAGGCGCTGCTCAGCCTCGGTGAGATCGCCGCCGCCCGGGAGCACGCGGCGGCCGCCGTCGACAACCCCGCCCACGACCGGGGGCGGGTGCACCGGCTCGCCATGCTCTGCACGATCGAACTGCGCCAGGGACAGGCCGACAAGGCGGTGGCGACCGCCGTGCAGATGGCCGAGCAGGCCCGCGGAATGGAGTCCCAGCGGCTGCGCGACAGACTCCGCGCGGTACGCGAGCACCTGGTGAGTTGCGGCTCGGCCGGTACCGCCGAGGCCGCGGAACTCATCGACGGGGCACTGCGCGTACCGCTGTAG
- a CDS encoding NUDIX hydrolase, producing MQWTKQNEQTVYANRWFSVNLADVELPDGRHLDHFLIRLRPVAVATVVNEAGEVLLLWRHRFITDSWGWELPAGVVEDGEDIAVAAARELEEETGWRPGPLHHLMTVEPSNGLSDARHHIYWSDRGEYVGHPVDDFESDRREWVPLKLVPDLIARGEVPAANMAAALLLLHHLRLAEG from the coding sequence GTGCAGTGGACGAAGCAGAACGAACAAACTGTGTACGCAAATCGCTGGTTCAGCGTCAATCTCGCTGATGTCGAGCTGCCGGACGGCCGGCATCTGGACCACTTCCTGATCCGGCTGCGGCCGGTGGCCGTGGCCACGGTCGTCAACGAGGCGGGCGAGGTGCTGCTGCTGTGGCGGCACCGCTTCATCACCGACAGCTGGGGCTGGGAACTGCCCGCGGGTGTCGTCGAGGACGGCGAGGACATCGCCGTGGCGGCCGCCCGGGAACTGGAGGAGGAGACCGGCTGGCGGCCGGGGCCCCTGCACCACCTCATGACCGTGGAGCCGTCCAACGGCCTCTCCGACGCCCGGCACCACATCTACTGGTCCGACCGGGGCGAGTACGTCGGACATCCCGTGGACGACTTCGAGTCGGACCGGCGGGAATGGGTACCGCTCAAACTCGTGCCGGATCTGATCGCCCGTGGGGAGGTCCCGGCCGCCAACATGGCGGCCGCGTTACTGCTGTTGCACCACCTCAGGCTCGCCGAAGGCTAG
- a CDS encoding 3-hydroxybutyryl-CoA dehydrogenase, giving the protein MTGIPAGDIARVGVVGCGQMGAGIAEVCARAGLDVKVAETTGEALEIGRTRLYNSLAKAAQRGKITEEERDATQARLSFTTDLGEFADRDLVIEAVVESEPVKTEIFQVLDQVVTRPDAILASNTSSIPLVKLAVATSRPDHVVGIHFFNPAPVQQLVELIPALTTSEGTLSRAQLFAEKVLGKHAIRAQDRSGFVVNALLVPYLLSAIRMFESGIASREDIDNGMEMGCAHPMGPLKLSDLIGLDTIVSIANSMYAEYKEPLYAAPPLLQRMVEAGRLGRKTGSGFYTYG; this is encoded by the coding sequence GTGACGGGCATCCCAGCGGGAGACATTGCGCGCGTCGGAGTCGTGGGCTGCGGCCAGATGGGCGCGGGCATCGCCGAGGTGTGCGCCCGCGCCGGACTGGACGTGAAGGTCGCCGAGACCACCGGCGAGGCCCTGGAGATCGGCCGCACCCGGCTGTACAACTCCCTGGCCAAGGCCGCCCAGCGCGGCAAGATCACCGAGGAGGAGCGGGACGCCACGCAGGCGCGGCTCAGCTTCACCACGGACCTCGGCGAGTTCGCCGACCGCGACCTGGTGATCGAGGCCGTGGTGGAGAGCGAGCCGGTGAAGACGGAGATCTTCCAGGTGCTCGACCAGGTGGTGACCCGCCCGGACGCGATCCTCGCCTCCAACACCTCCTCGATCCCGCTGGTGAAGCTGGCGGTCGCCACCTCCCGCCCGGACCATGTCGTCGGCATCCACTTCTTCAACCCGGCCCCGGTGCAGCAGCTGGTCGAGCTGATCCCGGCGCTGACCACCTCCGAGGGCACCCTCAGCCGCGCCCAGCTCTTCGCCGAGAAGGTGCTCGGCAAGCACGCCATCCGTGCCCAGGACCGCTCCGGCTTCGTGGTCAACGCACTGCTCGTGCCCTACCTGCTCTCCGCGATCCGGATGTTCGAGTCGGGCATCGCCAGCCGCGAGGACATCGACAACGGCATGGAGATGGGCTGCGCCCACCCGATGGGCCCGCTGAAGCTGTCCGACCTGATCGGCCTGGACACCATCGTCTCCATCGCGAACAGCATGTACGCCGAGTACAAGGAGCCCCTGTACGCCGCTCCCCCGCTGCTCCAGCGCATGGTCGAGGCGGGCCGGCTGGGCCGGAAGACCGGGTCGGGCTTCTACACCTACGGCTGA
- a CDS encoding glycoside hydrolase family 10 protein, producing MGHLARRAFTLAVLSSLVTAPGARAVPRTEGPDHRPRAEMRGVWVATVANRDWPSQPGLPAADQRAELIVHLDKAVRDRLNTVMFQVRPTADALWPSPYEPWSEYLTGTQGKDPGWDPLGTAVREAHARGLELHAWFNPYRIANHTDPGRLAPSHPARKHPDWVVPYGGRLYYNPGLPEVRAFVQRAMLDAVARYPVDAVHFDDYFYPYPVAGQTFDDDDAYDRYGGAFGSRADWRRDNINRLVEEMADGIRRTRPGTRFGISPFGVWRNASTDPRGSDTQAGAQTYDDLYADTRRWVREHWIDYVVPQIYWNIGFAAADYAKLADWWASVAQGTGTHLYIGEALYKAGAAGQPPAWQDPVELSRHLTLAARYPQVRGHVFFAAKDVAADPIGAMARVVADHYERPAKPPR from the coding sequence ATGGGGCACTTGGCACGGCGGGCCTTCACGCTGGCGGTGCTGTCGTCCCTGGTCACGGCGCCCGGCGCGAGGGCCGTACCGCGTACCGAGGGGCCCGATCACCGGCCGAGGGCCGAGATGCGCGGTGTGTGGGTCGCCACGGTCGCCAACCGGGACTGGCCGTCACAGCCCGGCCTGCCGGCCGCCGACCAGCGCGCGGAGCTGATCGTCCATCTCGACAAGGCGGTCCGGGACCGGCTGAACACGGTGATGTTCCAGGTCCGGCCCACCGCCGACGCCCTGTGGCCGTCCCCGTACGAGCCCTGGTCCGAGTACCTCACCGGCACCCAGGGCAAGGACCCGGGCTGGGACCCGCTGGGCACCGCCGTGCGCGAGGCCCACGCCCGGGGCCTGGAGCTGCACGCCTGGTTCAACCCGTACCGGATCGCGAACCACACCGACCCCGGCCGGCTGGCCCCCTCGCACCCGGCCCGCAAGCACCCCGACTGGGTGGTGCCGTACGGCGGCAGGCTCTACTACAACCCCGGCCTGCCCGAGGTCCGCGCCTTCGTCCAGCGGGCCATGCTCGACGCGGTCGCGCGGTACCCGGTCGACGCCGTCCACTTCGACGACTACTTCTACCCCTACCCGGTCGCCGGGCAGACCTTCGACGACGATGACGCCTACGACCGCTACGGCGGCGCCTTCGGCAGCCGGGCCGACTGGCGGCGGGACAACATCAACAGGCTCGTCGAGGAGATGGCCGACGGCATCAGGCGGACCCGGCCCGGCACCCGGTTCGGGATCAGCCCCTTCGGGGTGTGGCGCAACGCCTCGACCGACCCGCGCGGCTCGGACACCCAGGCGGGCGCGCAGACCTACGACGACCTGTACGCCGACACCCGGCGCTGGGTCCGCGAGCACTGGATCGACTACGTCGTCCCGCAGATCTACTGGAACATCGGCTTCGCCGCCGCCGACTACGCGAAGCTGGCCGACTGGTGGGCCTCGGTCGCGCAGGGCACCGGGACGCACCTGTACATCGGTGAGGCCCTGTACAAGGCGGGGGCCGCCGGGCAGCCGCCAGCCTGGCAGGACCCCGTCGAGCTGTCCCGGCACCTCACGCTCGCCGCGCGGTACCCGCAGGTGCGCGGGCACGTCTTCTTCGCGGCCAAGGACGTGGCGGCCGATCCGATCGGTGCGATGGCACGCGTGGTCGCCGATCACTACGAGCGACCGGCGAAGCCACCGCGGTGA
- a CDS encoding DUF1918 domain-containing protein has product MRASKGDHLIQHGRVVGQHDQESEVVEVLGPEGNPPYRVQFQDGHQAILSPGPDCQVKHKEEPQR; this is encoded by the coding sequence ATGCGCGCATCCAAGGGCGACCACCTGATTCAGCACGGCAGGGTGGTCGGTCAGCACGACCAGGAATCAGAAGTGGTCGAAGTACTCGGTCCCGAGGGCAACCCGCCCTACCGCGTCCAGTTCCAGGACGGACACCAGGCGATCCTGTCCCCCGGACCCGACTGCCAGGTCAAGCACAAGGAAGAACCACAGCGCTAG
- a CDS encoding DMT family transporter — translation MKTQSSATVPSSIAVTVPRERHGLGTALAFLGVASFSLTFPATAWGLEGFGPWSLVAARCVLAALVAGGCLLALKVPLPDRRHLPGLAVVAAGVVLGFPMLTTLALQTSTTAHAAVVVGLLPLTTAVLSAVRMGSRPSRRFWLAALAGAAAVVAFTLTQSGGALTAADGYLFAALLVCAAGYTEGGRLARVMPGWQVIGWALVLCTPLTVPAAAVALSYEPVQLTWHGIAGLLWVALGSQFLGLVVWYRGMAAIGIPRASQLQLAQPLLTLVWSALLLGEHFTAAAPLTAVAVLVCIAVTQRS, via the coding sequence ATGAAGACACAGAGTAGCGCTACTGTCCCGAGCTCGATAGCGGTCACCGTCCCGCGCGAGCGGCATGGCCTCGGTACGGCCCTCGCCTTCCTCGGCGTCGCCTCCTTCTCTCTGACCTTCCCGGCCACCGCCTGGGGGCTGGAGGGATTCGGCCCGTGGTCGCTGGTGGCCGCGCGCTGCGTCCTCGCGGCACTGGTCGCGGGCGGCTGTCTGCTCGCTCTGAAGGTCCCGCTGCCGGATCGACGGCATCTGCCGGGGCTCGCGGTCGTGGCGGCCGGCGTGGTGCTGGGCTTCCCGATGCTGACCACGCTCGCCCTGCAGACCTCCACCACCGCGCACGCCGCCGTCGTGGTGGGGCTGCTGCCGCTGACCACCGCGGTGCTGTCGGCCGTGCGCATGGGCAGCCGCCCCTCGCGCCGGTTCTGGCTGGCCGCGCTCGCGGGGGCCGCGGCCGTGGTCGCCTTCACCCTCACCCAGAGCGGCGGCGCGCTGACGGCCGCCGACGGCTACCTTTTCGCGGCCCTGCTGGTGTGCGCCGCCGGATACACCGAGGGCGGCCGGCTGGCCCGGGTGATGCCGGGCTGGCAGGTCATCGGCTGGGCGCTGGTGCTGTGCACGCCGCTGACCGTCCCGGCCGCCGCGGTGGCGCTGTCCTACGAGCCCGTCCAGCTCACCTGGCACGGGATCGCCGGTCTGCTGTGGGTGGCGCTGGGCTCGCAGTTCCTCGGCCTGGTCGTCTGGTACCGGGGGATGGCGGCCATCGGCATCCCGCGGGCCAGCCAGTTGCAGTTGGCTCAGCCGCTGCTCACACTGGTGTGGTCGGCGCTGCTGCTGGGCGAGCACTTCACGGCGGCCGCTCCCCTGACTGCCGTCGCCGTCCTCGTGTGCATCGCCGTCACACAGCGGTCGTGA
- a CDS encoding PLP-dependent aminotransferase family protein, translating to MHERSSVSELAEWLRRDLDRYSPGGKLPSSRALVERFRVSPVTVSRALAQLAAEGLVVTRPGAGAFRARPRATEPPAGDTSWQEVALSADGAAELVPRTVDASGVTVSLATPPPGVLEFSGGYLHPSLQPERAMAAALARAGRRPGAWGRPPLEGLPELREWFARGIGGAVTAAEVLIAAGGQSALATALRALAPPGAPVLVESPTYPGMLALARAAGLRPVPVPVDPDGVRPGLLADAFRASGARVFVCQPLFQNPTGAVLAPDRRAEVLRIAREAGAFVVEDDFVRRLVHADAGPLPRPLAADDLDGVVVHVGSLTKATSPSFRVSALAAHGPVLERLRAIQVVDSFFVPRPLQEAALELVGSPAWPRHLRALSAELRERRDAMTAGLARHLPELALPHVPSGGYHLWLRLPDGADEAALTAAALRAGVAITPGRPYFSAEPPAAHLRLSFAAVAGTGEIAEGVRRLRAACEEVL from the coding sequence ATGCATGAGCGTAGCAGTGTGAGTGAGCTGGCGGAATGGCTCCGACGGGATCTGGACCGCTACTCTCCCGGTGGAAAGCTCCCGTCGAGCCGGGCCCTGGTCGAGCGGTTCCGGGTGAGCCCGGTGACCGTCTCGCGGGCGCTGGCCCAGCTGGCCGCCGAGGGGCTGGTGGTCACCCGGCCCGGCGCCGGTGCCTTCCGCGCCCGGCCGCGGGCCACGGAGCCGCCGGCCGGGGACACCTCCTGGCAGGAGGTCGCACTGAGCGCCGACGGCGCCGCCGAGCTCGTACCGCGCACGGTGGACGCCTCCGGGGTCACGGTCTCGCTGGCCACCCCGCCGCCCGGGGTGCTGGAGTTCAGCGGCGGCTATCTGCATCCCTCCCTCCAGCCCGAGCGGGCCATGGCGGCCGCCCTGGCCCGGGCCGGACGGCGGCCCGGCGCCTGGGGCAGGCCGCCGCTGGAGGGGCTGCCCGAGCTGCGCGAGTGGTTCGCGCGGGGGATCGGCGGTGCCGTCACGGCGGCCGAGGTGCTGATCGCGGCCGGCGGGCAGTCCGCCCTGGCCACCGCCCTGCGCGCGCTCGCCCCGCCCGGCGCCCCCGTGCTCGTGGAGTCACCGACCTACCCCGGCATGCTGGCCCTCGCCCGCGCGGCCGGGCTGCGCCCGGTGCCGGTGCCCGTGGACCCCGACGGCGTACGGCCCGGCCTGCTCGCCGACGCCTTCCGGGCCAGCGGCGCCCGGGTGTTCGTCTGCCAGCCCCTCTTCCAGAACCCGACCGGCGCCGTCCTCGCCCCGGACCGGCGGGCCGAGGTGCTGCGCATCGCCCGCGAGGCCGGCGCGTTCGTCGTCGAGGACGACTTCGTCCGGCGCCTCGTGCACGCCGACGCCGGCCCCCTGCCCCGCCCGCTGGCCGCCGACGACCTCGACGGCGTCGTCGTGCACGTCGGCTCGCTGACCAAGGCGACCTCGCCCAGCTTCCGGGTGAGCGCCCTGGCCGCGCACGGCCCGGTGCTGGAACGGCTGCGCGCCATCCAGGTCGTGGACAGCTTCTTTGTGCCCCGGCCGCTGCAGGAGGCGGCCCTGGAACTGGTCGGCTCCCCGGCCTGGCCCCGCCATCTGCGGGCGCTCTCGGCCGAGTTGAGGGAGCGGCGCGACGCCATGACGGCCGGTCTCGCCCGGCACCTGCCCGAACTCGCCCTGCCCCACGTCCCGTCCGGCGGCTACCACCTCTGGCTGCGCCTGCCCGACGGCGCCGACGAGGCGGCCCTCACCGCCGCCGCCCTGCGCGCGGGTGTCGCCATCACCCCCGGCCGCCCCTACTTCAGCGCCGAACCCCCCGCGGCCCACCTGCGGTTGAGCTTCGCGGCGGTCGCCGGGACCGGGGAGATCGCGGAGGGCGTACGGCGGCTGCGGGCGGCGTGCGAGGAGGTGCTCTAG
- a CDS encoding DUF6461 domain-containing protein has translation MNGITTAADYGWLKERYQGLLEAYCLTLVENITPDQLLRELRAEPEGRVTGVAELAEPSYDAWDEYEDEKLLVGVAAVGDWTLMVEYNGYVGNRSELMDPVCRGRTVVSHFRNVNAVDSFSWSQDGVTRLGFEPLFPAQRHGSDPDACLTEMREAGFDLRSDDERDFAGHTEAAFALAERITGVRLTPELFEELEITCGLVTLP, from the coding sequence ATGAACGGGATCACGACCGCCGCCGACTACGGCTGGCTCAAGGAGCGGTACCAGGGCCTCCTGGAGGCCTACTGCCTCACACTGGTGGAGAACATCACGCCCGATCAGCTGCTGCGGGAGCTTCGGGCGGAACCCGAGGGGCGGGTGACCGGGGTGGCGGAGCTGGCCGAGCCGTCGTACGACGCCTGGGACGAGTACGAGGACGAGAAACTGCTCGTCGGCGTCGCGGCCGTCGGCGACTGGACGCTGATGGTCGAGTACAACGGGTACGTCGGCAACCGCTCGGAACTGATGGATCCCGTCTGCCGGGGCCGTACGGTGGTCTCCCACTTCCGGAACGTCAACGCGGTGGACAGTTTCTCCTGGTCGCAGGACGGCGTGACACGTCTCGGCTTCGAGCCGCTGTTCCCCGCTCAGCGCCATGGCAGCGACCCTGACGCCTGCCTCACCGAGATGCGGGAGGCCGGCTTCGACCTGCGTTCCGACGACGAGCGGGACTTCGCCGGGCACACCGAGGCCGCCTTCGCGCTCGCCGAGCGGATCACCGGGGTGCGGCTGACCCCGGAGCTGTTCGAGGAGCTGGAGATCACCTGCGGCCTGGTGACCCTTCCCTAG